Genomic window (Chryseobacterium sp. H1D6B):
GGCAAAACAAAAATTGCCAAATCTAAGTTAGATGGCTTAGGTTTTGATTTCGATTATTTCACCAATCTAAAAGTTTATAAAAACGGTTCTGAATATCAATTTATATATGATCAGGGCTATAAATTCTTAGATGATGATTTTGTTTTGATCGTAAAAAGTCAAGCTTAATTACCTCTCACATTAAATTTATTATTATGAAAGAAGTTGTTTTGATTACTGGAGCAGGAGGCGCTATTGCCAAAGAATTATCTAAAAAGATTGAAAACGAATATACGGTTCGATTTCTAACCCGAAAAAAAAAGCATGATAATGAATATGAATGGGATATCAAAAAAGGAACGATAGACGAATCAGCTTTTGAAAATATAAGTCACATTATTCATTTAGCCGGAGCTAATATCTCGGAAAAGCGGTGGACAGCAGAAAGGAAGAAGGAGATTATTTCCAGCCGTACAGATTCTGCCAAGCTTATTTTAAATACTTTGAAGAAAAAAAATATTAAACTCAAGTCTTTTATTTCTGCTTCGGGTATTAATATTTACGGCACTAAAACAACAGAAAAAATATTCAAAGAAGACGATGCGAAAGGAAATGATTTTTTAAGTGAAGTTGTGATTCTGTGGGAAAAAGCGGCAGATCATTTCTATGAAGAAAATTTAACTGAAAGAGTGGTAAAAATCCGTACGGCAGTCGTTCTTTCTGAACATGAAGGAGCTTTAGCAAAAATGGCTGTTCCAATAAAA
Coding sequences:
- a CDS encoding TIGR01777 family oxidoreductase, coding for MKEVVLITGAGGAIAKELSKKIENEYTVRFLTRKKKHDNEYEWDIKKGTIDESAFENISHIIHLAGANISEKRWTAERKKEIISSRTDSAKLILNTLKKKNIKLKSFISASGINIYGTKTTEKIFKEDDAKGNDFLSEVVILWEKAADHFYEENLTERVVKIRTAVVLSEHEGALAKMAVPIKFYIGSPLGSGKQYMPWIHIKDIISVYEYVLKNVNMKGAYNASSPQHTTNENFTKNTAEVLKKPLFMPNLPGFILKLIFGELAVVLLEGSRVSSQKIQGEGFQFQFPELKAALEDLLTTKKVN